The Thermococcus sp. 4557 genomic sequence GGAGACTGCGGCTCTAAGAACCGCTCCACCGGGGGGTGTGGAGGTTCTCATATACCTCGATCCGGGGTACTTTAAAGGCAGGAAGTTCAAAGAGGCATTGAGGGATATTGCAGAGCAGCTGGGAATCGCAGGAATCCGGGTTCTAGACTCAAGTGCAAACCCTATAGTGGCCGTTATACCCAGTGAAAGCGCACTAAAAGCTGCAGAAAACATGCCCGAAATCTCGTACATACGGGAGGCAGGACGCCCATTTGCAGTTCCTGTCGCAGGAAGCGTGACGAGTCAGGGAATATTCAACGTATCCGCAGTATATGCCTGGAGGAAGGGCTACAACGGAAGCGGCGTTAAGGTCGGAGTTCTTGACATTCCTGATGGGGGATTCAGCAACTATCAGACGCTGGTCAGCCAGGGCGAGCTTCCTTCCAGCACCCAGCTCTACACCCCCAACGGGGCAGGCTCGAGTGTTCACGGGAGCGCGTGCGCCGAGATAGTGTACGACGTGGCACCGGGGATAGACGGCCTGTACCTGGCCACGTATGGGGACACCAAGCAGATGTACGATGCGGTGAAATGGTTCATTGACAACGGCGTCAGGGTCGTTTCCCACTCCATAAGCAACTTCGGCTGGGGACCGAGTCAGTTCGACACGGATAATGACGAGACCCCAGAGTTCTGGGATGTGTATCTGATTATAAACTACACCATCCAAAACGACGTCCTGTGGGTGAACGCGGCTGGAAACAACAGGCTCGAACACTGGGAGGGGGATTGGACGGACAACGACGGCGATGGAATACTCGACATTTACGGCACGGCGGTGGACGGTAACAGCGTAGAAGAAGACAGGGAGGGCATACAGGTCACACTTAACAGTGACACCTCAACAACTTTCAGGGCGTGGATAAGGTGGAGCGACTACCCCTACCCGAACGGCGGCCCAACCAACGATTTTGACGCGTACTTTGAATGTCAAAACGGAAATCAGTGGGAACTAATTGCCAAATCAGAAGATTACCAGAACGGGCAATTTGGCCAGGAACCCCTCGAGAGTATAAGCGTGGACTTAAACTCCGCAGGGCTTGCCGACGGTAACAACCACTACTGCCGGCTGTACATTAAGAAATACAACGCCCCAGACTCCGACCAGATGCACTTCGACGTCTGGTGGGATGGGGTAGCCGGATACTGGTACAGTTACGGTGGCGACAGCACCTATAATCCAGTGGTCAAAGAGGGCAGCGTGACACCCCCGGCAGACCACCCGAATGTTCTCGCGGTGGGTGCAGTTAACTGGACCGACACCTCTAAACTGGAGTGGTTCTCCTCAGAGGGGCCGGCGTACAACTCATACCTGAGAAGTGGCCAGTGGCTCAAACCCAATGTCGTTGCGCCTGACTGGGTATCAACGGCCAGCTACGGAGCTTTCTCCGGAACATCTGCAGCAGCACCCCACGCGGCAGGAGTTGCAGCCCTGGTGCTGAGCGCAAAGTCAAGCCTGAGCCAGCGCGACGTATGGGCCATACTTCAGCTCACAGCGAAGGACGTGAACGAAACAGGCATCGACTACAACACCGGCTACGGCCTCGTGAACGCGAGCGATGCAACACCCCAATATCTCTCCTGGAAGTACCCGACTCCAGAGAACGGGGCAAGGATAGATGAGGCCAGCGTTGTAATCAACATCACGTCACTGTTCAAATCCCTTAAGGAGAGCAATCTAACGGTCAACAATAACGATTACACAATGAACCCCATGGATTCCACCAACAAGTCCTGGAGTTTCCAGCTGAACAACCTCCCTAACGGAGAGTACGTCTACAACGCCACCACAAGGGACTCCTTCAGGGTATGGATCGTCAGGACGGGCAGCAGGAAGTTCTACGTGGATTTAGGAGAGAAAACCGCGCAGGAGGGCATAGACGGCGACCCTGCTTCCGGAGGATGGGCGAGCGATCAGATCGTCTCACCCGGAACGAGCACCGTGATAAACGGGGTCTTCGTGTGGAAGGATTCAGACGACGGAGGCTTCACCTCATCGTGTACAGGCAAGACGTACGACATAAAAGGTCTCCAGCTCCGGGCAGATGGAGATTACATCTACGTGATGGTCAATCTATCGGAGATACCGAACTACGGAAAGCCCCCGACACCACTTGTTGGAGTTGGATTCGATGTTAATAATGACGGAAACCTCGACTACTACGCATACGCATTCCTTGACAAGGTTGGTGTCTCTGCTGGAAGTGCCGAGTTCCTGGACATCTACGACACCGATTGGAACAACGTTGCCGCCAATGACCCGGACTCCGTGTTCGTGGCCGGCGGCAACGTCATAGAGATGCAGATCCCGCGCGCCTCTATTGGAAACCCCAACGGACAGATAGGAATATCTGCCCAGGTCTATGAGGGGCTTGGAGCGGGAAGGATATGCTCCGGCAGTGACTACATGACCGACAACGGGAACACGGTAACGACGGTTGACCTAGCGAGCGTTCCCTTTTTCTCCAGCGTAATGATGCTTGCGCTGATAGTCCTGGGACTCTCGATGTACTTCAGAAAACTCTGAAGTTCCCACGATTTTCTTTTTTAGAAATGGAAAATCCGGGAGGGCTTAGAGCTCCCTGAACCTCAGTCTGAACCTCAGCTCCCCATCAACCGGCAGGAGGACGGTGTAGCTGACGCCCTGCTGCACGAAGTCCCAGCCGGCTTCGCTCTGGCTGAGGGTCTTTATCGGATACTTCCACACTCTCGCCTTTTTGTCGAGCTCCACCGCCACCCTTCCGATACCGTATGGGTCGTTCACCTCGAACTTCTCAGCCTCGAACTCAGCCGGCTCCTCCATGACGCTGTGGACGGCAAGGTTGAGCTCGACGCCGAAGAGGGCCTTTGCGTCACTCCTCACGGTGTAGTCCACCACGAAGCCATCCTCAGTCAGGTGGAAGGTCTTCTCCACCCTCGCCGGCCTTCCGGAGACAGTTCCGTCCCTCTCGAGGGTGACGCCGCCCTCAAACAGGCTGTAGTTGTAGGCACCCGTCACGAAGTCCCCAAGCTCGATGTGCCTATTGAGGCGGTACTCCTCGAGTGTCGTCTCCGGGTCAAGGAAGTGGTCCTGCAGGATGGCCCTCAGGTGATCATCGTAGGCAAGCTCGCGCCGTATCTCGTCGGGGATCTTCCTGCCGACCTCGTGTATACTCGCGACACCTTCCCCACCTTCCTCCTCCGGCGTTGCCGCCTCCGGAACCTCGTGGTAGTGCTCCCAGCGCCTCGCGAGCACGTCGTTGTAGTTGACGGCCCTCCTGCGTGAGGAGAGCTCAAAGAGAGAACCACCGTAGGCTGGCTTAAAGACGGCGTAGAAGTTCTCGTCCTCGATGAACACCTCATCGCGGCCGTCAAAGTCTATGTCGCGGACGAAACTGCCCGTGGAGGCGAAGCCGTTGGCCCTTATTATGTTCTCCCAGACCGCCCTGCGGAGGTGCGGGAGGTAAACCCCTCCGAAGACGCCGTGCCAGTAGGCGTCGTTGCACTGGGCCTTGAGGACGAACCTCCTCGCCTGAGGGTTGTCCCTCACCAGCTTGCTCACCATCAGCATCCTCTTGTGCATGTAGTTGCTCTCGGGGTACTTGAAGAAGAAGTTCTTCCATATTCCGCCCCTGACGAAGACGCGGTACTTCTCGAACTGGCCCTGTCCCTTGAGCTTTTCAACGAACTCGACGAAGAGCTTCGCCTGCTTTGCAGGGAGGGACCACTCGCTCATCTCGAAGTAGGAGGCAATGGGCAGGTAGACCAGCCCGCGGGGCTTGAACCTCGCAAGGTACTCGGAGTAAAGCGTTAGATTTATCCTCTCATCGCTCGAAATCCTGTCAAAGAACTCCCTGAGCCAGCCCTTCTCGTAAACCCACTCGTACGTCCCCGGCCAGACACCGAACTTCTCACCGTCGTCGTGGAAGACCGCGACCCTGCTCTCGTCACCGTTGTCGAGGCTGTGGAGGTACTCGACGGTCTTCTCAACGGGGCGGAACGGGATGAGGTAGCGGAGCTTCTCGTCTATCGGGAAAACGGCTATTACTTCCCCGCCGTCCTCGGTGTAGTACGGCCAGTAAAGCTCCTCCTTGCTCAGGCCGGCGCTCATGAAGTGGTAGTCATCGACGATGACGTACTCGATTCCAGCCTCGCGGAGGCTCTTGACGAGTTCGGGCTGCCAGACGCGCTCGGTGAGCCAGACGCCCCTGGCGTCGTAGCCGAGTTTCTTCGCGAAGTCCTTGAGGAGCTTAACCTGCTCAATCCTGTCCTCCTTCGGAATGGCGGCGAGAACTGGCTCGTAGAAGCCTGCAACGACTATCTCCAGCTGCCCCTTCTTCACCAGGGAGCGGAGGAGGTCCATGTACTCGGGCCTGTTGGCATCGAGCCATTCGAGGAGGGGGCCGCTTATGTGAACCGCGGCCTTCATGTTCGGGTACTCCTCCAGAATCTCCATGAAAGGCCGGTAGGACCTATCGTAGGCGCTCTCGAAGACCCAGCCGAAGTTTCCGAGGGGCTGATGGTTATGAATGCCAAAGATAAAGTTCACCATTGCCAACCACCCACCAGATGTGTTATCACTAGCGGTGATATGGGAAGAAAGGCATATAAACCTTTTTCTCCTAATACTCACTACGGGTGATTACCGTACACCCCTGGGGATTCACCCCCGCTGGAGGTGGACAATGTGAAGAAAACGGCGGCAGTTATGTTAACCTTCGTTCTGTTGCTTGGTTTAGTGCCCACGTTTAGCGGCCTCGTCAGCGCGATGTACGGCACTAAAATCATAGACGGCGACCTAAGTGACTGGACCTCCGCAGACATTATCTCAACTGGTCGGGACAATGGACAGGACGGAGCCAACCTCGACAGGCTCTACGTTTCATGGGACGACCAGTACCTCTACATAGCAATCAAGACCAACAACACGGGAAGCTGGGACGTCGCCTACGGAATAGGAATAGACGTGGACCCCGGAACCGGAAACGGCTACGTATCCGGCGGCGATTCGTGGGGAAGGAGCGTCGAGTTCTCGAACGGCTTTGCCCCGGACTACGAGATTTACTTCTGGTGGGGCTGGGACAGCGGAATGGGTACCGACAACTTCAACACTTACACAGGAAGCGGGTGGAACTACAACAGCATCTCCGGCGTCGGCGGAAGCTTCGCCTACACCGGCGACACCTCAACCGGCCTTCAGACGGTCGAGATAAAGATACCGTGGAGTACCCTGGGCGGAAAGCCGGAGAAGATAGCCGTGATGGCGTGGGTCACCGGTAGCGGTGGTTCGGCCGTGGACAGTCTGCCGGTAGACCCGGCGATAGACTACTCCAACATAGGCGGCGAGTGGGGAGACACCGACACCTTCACCAGCATGGCCGTCATCTACGTCGCTCCGAAGACCATAGACGGTGACCTGAGCGACTGGAGCGACGCCGACCTCATGGTGGTCGGAAAGGACAACGGACTTGCCGGGGCCAACATGGATAGGATGTACGTCTCCTGGGACGACCAGTACCTCTACATAGCAATCAAGACCAACAACACGGGGAGCTGGGACATCGCCTACGGAATAGGAATAGACGTGGACCCCGGAACCGGAAACGGCTACGTATCCGGCGGCGATTCGTGGGGCAGGAGTGTTGAGTTCGCCAACGGATTCGCGGTCGATTACGAACTCTACTTCTGGTGGGGCTGGGACAGCGGAATGGGTACCGACAACTTCAACACTTACACAGGAAGCGGGTGGAACTACGGAAGCCTGGCCGACGTCGGGGCCAAGTTTGCCTACACCGGCGACACCTCAACCGGCCTTCAGACCCTCGAGATAGCCATTCCCTGGAGCGCCCTCGGCGGCAAGCGCTCCAGGTTTGCCGTCATGTCGTGGATAACCGGAAGCGGCGGCTCCGCCGTGGACAGTCTGCCGGTAGACCCGGCGATAGACTACTCCAACATAGGCGGCGAGTGGGGAGACACCGACACCTTCACCAGCATGCTCGTCGGCGAGTGGTTCCTCATGGCTGACCTGACCGTCGGCGTGAGCGGACCCGGGGTGGTCGGCCTCAACAGGAACGCCGTCTACAACGTCACCGTCAGGAACGAGGGCTCCCTGCCGGCCCAGAACGCCAGCGTTGAGGTCTACGTGAACGACACCCTCCTCGCCAACCGGACGGTTGACCTTGGAGCCGGCGAGAGCCGGTGGTTCACCTTCACATGGAAGCCGAACGCCACCGGGCTTTACACGATAAGGGCCGTCGTGGACGAGGAGAACGCCATACCCGAGGCCAGCGAGAGCAACAACGAGTTCACCATGAACGTACAGGTCGTCTGGGTGGGCAACATAGACGTGGACGGTAACCCCGACGACTGGATAAGCCCCGAGATAGCTCCGAACTCATACACGGTCCAGGACGGCTACTTCATCTGGAGGGACGCCGAGAACGACCAGAGAACCGATAAGGACCCGTACCTTCCGGGTGGAAGCTCCTCCCACGCCGACATCACCGAGGTGGGCGTCACCAAGGACGACCGCTACGTCTACTTCCTCTTCAAGTTCAAGGACATGAGCAACATCAAGATAGGCGACAACGGAGCTACCTTCATAGCGGTGCCGATAGACTACAAGAATGGCGGGGGCGAGACCTTCGCGGGCAGGATGGACACCAGGACGGTCATAGCCTGGGACATTCAGATGGCCATAAACCTCGGAGGAAAGCAGTACGTCGGCCAGACCAAGGCCACAGCCGCCGCCGGCGATAGCCTGACCTCACTGCTCTACTTCATCGACCCGAGCGGAAATATCATGAAGGTCGACGGCGCGATGGTCGGAATTGACCTCGAGAAGAACGCCGTTGAGGTCAGGGTTCCGGTTGGCGTCTTTGAGGGCGCCAAGGAGTTCAACTTCCAGGTCGCGACCGGCTTCAGCTACGGTGAGGGCGTCTGGAACTTCGGAAACGACTTCGCCGACGACGGAATAAGCGACATCGTCGATACCATAAGCACCGACTCCGCCGTCAAGGAGCTGGCCGACAACGTGCCCGACTACTACGTCCGCGTAAGAATGGACAACATCATCGAGGGCGGAAGCGTCGTCTCCGTCAAGCTCCAGAGGCTCATGGCCTTCCAGAACGCCTTCGTGATGCACAACAGGTACTACGGAGTCAGGCACTTCGAGAGGGACTACGATAGGTACACCGAGCTCGACAACCAGCTCAGGAGCATGCCTCTGCCGGAGGACATGAAGGACAGGCTGGATGAGATAGAGAACGAGATCATGGACCTCCTCAGGCTCTACAACGAGGGCAAGGAGCTCATAGATAGCCCGAACTACGCCTTCGGCGCCTCGCTCAAGATATACCGCGCCTACACCGGCCTCAAGAAGATCGTCAGCGAGATGGAGGCCATGCTCGAGAAGGCCCAGAGCGGTGAGCTGGAGAGGGAGAAGTATATGGAGGAGCTCGCCAAGAACCTCACCAAGACCATAGATGGCAACCTCGACGACTGGAGCGTCGAGCCAGTGGCGGTGGATGAGACCGGCTACGGCCAGGACGGAGCGAACCTCAAGGCCATCTACGTCGACTACGACGACCAGTTCCTCTACATAGCGATAACCACCGAGAACAAGGCCTCCTGGAGGGTCGCCTACGGCATAGCCCTCGACTACAAGGACGGCGGCTACACCACCGGCCAGGACAGCTGGGCCAGGAAGGTGAGCTTCAGCAGGGGCGTCGATGCACAGCTCTACGTCTTCTGGAACGGCGAGTTCTTCGGCGACAAGGGAACCAGCAACATAACCAGCGCCCAGTTCATGCTCTGGAACGACGGAAGCTGGAGGTACGAGGAGCTCAAGTGGGTGGGCTTCTACGCCTACACCGGAGGGGCCGAGAACGGACTGCAGACACTTGAGATAGCGATTCCATGGGAAGCCCTCGGCGTTAAGCCGGGAGAGATAAACGTGGTCGCCTACGTCACGGGACAGGGTGCCGGCGATTCGGCCGTTGACTCACTGCCGCTCCAGGACGCCGTCAGGGACAACGACCCAGGCCAGGAGTGGGGTGACGCCGATACCTTTACCCAGTTCGCGACGGTCACGATAGAGTGACCGCCCGCTTCTTCCCCTTTTCTGGAGTTTATCCCTCAGACTACGAACCCCGCCAGGTAAACGGCCAGTGCCACCACCAGCTGATTGGAGAAGTTGTCGTCGGGCGGGAGGTTGTAGAACTCGGCGACGGTTCCGGCTATGGAGCCTACCAGCGCCAGGGGAAGACCAACGAGGGGCCAGAGTACGGCAACCCCGGAAAGGAAGTACGCCAGGCTTCCCTCCAGGCTCTTGCCGTTGGAGAAGCGGTGCCTTCCGAGGGACTTGCCCACTATGGCCGCCAGGGCATCGCCAACGGTCGCGACGGTGATTGCACCGACCGCCACCTCCATCGGGAAGAAGTACACCACTACGAAGGAGGCCGCGGCGAAGTAGATGTGGGCCGCGACGCGGTAGCGCTCATGGGAGCGGGTTATCTCGTCTATGTGCTTTTCCAGAACCTCCACCCTGCCCATGACGTCCTCATCGACGTATATCCTGAGCCGTTTCTTGATGTTGTCCCTGAGCTCCTCTATTATCCTGAAGGGTTCGAGGACGACAAAGAGGAAAAATGAGATGCCTATGAGCGTGAGGGTAAGCTCCCTGCCGAACAGGTGGTAGGAGAGCGGAACGAGCAGACCCGTCATGTGGAGGGACTTACGCTTCAGCTCGCTTTTCATGCTCACGCCTTATCACCTCCAGGGCTTCGATGAGGTCTTTGACCACGTAGTCCGCGTGTTTGGCGAGCCTTCCGCGGAAGTATCCCCTCTGAACCAGTATCGTCGTCGCCCCAATCTCCCTGCCCCCGCGCATGTCGGTGTCGTCCCTGTCCCCGACCATGTAAACTTCATCATCGGGGAAGAGCCTGCGGGCAAGGCGGAAGTTGTGGGGTTCGAGCTTGCTGTGGCCGGTTTCACCGCTTATTATCAGCGCGTCGAAATAGTCCTTTATCCCGAGGTACTCCAGCTTCTTCCTCTGCCACTTGGTGGAGGAGTCCGTAATGAGAACGAGCCGCGCACCCATGGCTTTGAGACCCCTCAGGAAGGGGATAGCGTCCGGGTAGAGCTTCAGATTGGAAAAGAACACCCTATCGACCAGTTCTGTTATATCATCCAGCTCGTCCGGGCTGATTTTGGCGTAGACCTTGCTCATCACCCTCTCGACGAGCTTATCGAAGTCCAGGGTGTGGAATTCCCTCGACTGTTCCAGCTCCCGGTAGCGGGCCGTGAGAATGTAGAAGAACGCCCTGAACTTCCTCCGTCTGAGCAGATAGGGTATCAGGCGGAGAACGCTGTACCTGCCGGCCTCCCAGGTGTTGCAGAGCGTGTCGTCGAGGTCAACGAGCACAAGCATGTTAAAGAATCCCCACGGGTCGTTTTAATCCTTTGGGTTCGGCGCTAAGTTTTAAAAGGTGGAAGGGAAGCCCATACCGTATGGATGGGAAAACGCTGATACTGAGCGGGATGGCGCTTATATTCATCGGCTTCCTGTTAGTTTTCATTGGGACCCTCGTTTCTGCCCTCGGAGGAGAGGCGGACGTTGAGGGGGGCGGGGTGATAATGATAGGCCCCATTCCGATAATATTCGGGACAAGCAGGGGGGCCGCTGGGCTCGCGGCAGTACTGGCGATAATACTCATGGCGCTCTGGCTGATCACAGCCCTGCTGACGAGGGGGGACTGACGTGGACTTCCTGGCGGCGCTCGCGATTCTTCTCGTTACGGCAAAGAGCATAGAGTGGCTCTTTGAGAGGGTGGAGGTACACCCAATAATAGCCCACGTCCTCACGGGAATACTCCTGGGGCCATTCGTCCTCGGAGTGATCGAACCGACGGATGACCTGAGGGTTCTCGCCGAGTTCGGGCTGATAATGATGATGCTCTACATGGGACTCACCAGCAACTTCTCCGCCATAGCCCAGAACACCAAGAAGGCGGTGGTCGTTGCGGCCCTTGGAGTGGCGTTCTCCTTCGCCCTGGGCTTCCTAACCGTCGAGGTGGCCGGGAAAGGAACCACGGCGGCAATATTCATCGGGGTAACCCTCGGAAACACCGCGATAGAGGTAACCAGCGGCGTCCTTGTGAAGGAACGTGTGAGGAGGGAGGTCTCGTCGATACTCATGGGGGCCGCCTTTGCCGATGACATAATGGCCGTTTACCTCATAGGTATAATCACCGCCCTTGCGGGAGGGGGGCTCGACGCGGCTTCCTTTGGAATACTGACGGTCAAGATATTCGCATTCATAGCCGCGACGCTTCTGGTATCTGAATACATCTTCAAGAGGTCCCGGTGGTTTTACTCCATCGTCAAGAACCTCAACGTGTTCTTCACCTTCACGCTCATCCTGACCTTCACCCTGGCCATAATAGCCCAGTGGGCGGGCCTCAACCAGATAATAGGCGCCTACCTCGCGGGCCTCACCATAAGCCGCCTCCGCGAGAGGAAGGACCCGCTCGTCGTGACGAGGATAAAGCTCAACGAACTCATAAACGACCTCCAGGTCGTTCTCACCGAGTTCTTCATACCCCTGTTCTTCATCTACGTCGGGCTGATGTTCAACCCGCCCCTGGCCGACATAAGCCTGGCCCTCATAGCGGCACTCTACCTCGCGGCGGTGATGGGCAAGCTCATCGGCTGCGGCCTCGGCGCGAGGCTCTTTGGCCTGAACTGGAGGGACTCGATAACGATAGGTATCGGAATGGGCGGCAGGGGAAGCCTAGAGCTGGCCATACTCACGTTCGGCCTCTCGGCGGGCCTCATAGACCAGGTTCTCTTCGCGAGCGTCATAGCGGTCTCCATGCTCACCGCGCTGACAACACCGGTGTTCTTCAAGGGCTACCTGAAGAGGGCAAAGGCTTAAATTCGGGGGATAAAACTAGGCACAGGCTGGTGAGACCATGTTCCCGAAGAAAGGAGCGAGCGAAGAGGAAGTTCTGGCGGAGCTGGAGGAGAAGACGTCGGAGGACCTGACCTTTGATTCAGGCAGGATCCTCGGCTCGATGTGCACAAATCCACATCCCTTCGCCGCCGAGGTGGTGCGGCGTTACATCGATAGGAACCTCGGAGACCCTGGACTGCACGTTGGAAGCCAGAGGGTGGAGAGAGAGGCAATATCAATGCTGTCCAGCCTTCTTGGCCTCGAAAGAGGCTACGGGAACATAGTCTCAGGGGGAACCGAGGCCAACATCCTCGCCGTGAGGGCGTTCCGCAACCTGGCGGATGTGGAGAACCCCGAGCTGATTCTCCCCAGAAGCGCCCATTTCTCGTTCCTAAAAGCGAGCGAGATGCTGAAGGTCCGGCTCGTCTGGGCGGACCTGCGGGAGGACTACTCCGTCGACGTGAGGGATGTTGAGGAAAAGATAACCTCCAACACAATAGGCATCGTTGGAATCGCCGGAACCACCGGCCTGGGAGTTGTGGACGACATTCCGGCCCTGAGCGATCTGGCCCTGGACTACGGGCTTCCCCTCCACGTTGATGCGGCCTTCGGGGGCTTCGTCATTCCCTTCGCCAAGGCCCTGGGATACGATATCCCGGACTTCGATTTCAGGCTGAGGGGCGTCAAGAGCGTAACCATAGACCCCCACAAGATGGGCATGGTCCCCATCCCGGCGGGAGGGATAATATTCCG encodes the following:
- the mfnA gene encoding tyrosine decarboxylase MfnA; protein product: MFPKKGASEEEVLAELEEKTSEDLTFDSGRILGSMCTNPHPFAAEVVRRYIDRNLGDPGLHVGSQRVEREAISMLSSLLGLERGYGNIVSGGTEANILAVRAFRNLADVENPELILPRSAHFSFLKASEMLKVRLVWADLREDYSVDVRDVEEKITSNTIGIVGIAGTTGLGVVDDIPALSDLALDYGLPLHVDAAFGGFVIPFAKALGYDIPDFDFRLRGVKSVTIDPHKMGMVPIPAGGIIFREKRFLEAISVPAPYLAGGKVWQATITGTRPGAQALAVWAMIKHLGFEGYTEIVKRAMELSRWFAGELKRIPGIHLIREPVLNIVSFGAKNLEEVEEELKKRGWGVSAHRGYIRIVMMPHVRREHLEAFLMDLREAVGAR